In Mugil cephalus isolate CIBA_MC_2020 chromosome 11, CIBA_Mcephalus_1.1, whole genome shotgun sequence, the genomic window TTTTCTCCAACAAAGACCACACCTCAGTTGTTGCCAGTAGGTCTATTGGACTATTGGATGGTAAGGTTGAAGCAGTCTTTGGATGTGAAAGTAGCAAGACGTGGAAGGGGGCACATTTAATTTCTCTGGCTCCTAGTCTCTAATTCTTGTAATGAAAGGGATGTGGGTGCGGTCTGtgaactgaggaaaaacaaaagagggatCGGACACACCTTTTTAATACGTAAGCATGGGAAATGGAATGACATGAGAATTGATCTTGTCCCTGAACCTAAGTAATGACTTCATTATTTGACACTTGAGAATTAAAATCTTCTTGTATAAGTAGTTTCATTAAGTTTAAATGTCTTGCTGCTTCCCATtaaattttcctgtttttcttttagggTCCCAATGAGTCTACTGTGGTCGAGAAAATTATGAATGACTTGGATGAAAACAAGGACGGTCAGGTGGACTTCCAAGAGTTTGTTGTCCTGGTGGCTGCACTGACTGTTGCCTGCAATGAATTCTTTGTGGACTTTGAAAAGAATAATGACAGGGGGGACTCTGGAAGTAATAAAGAATGAAAGTCTGTCATTTGACGTTCAATTACAACTCCATAATCTAAATAGTAAAAGAGGATTTGGGCTATGTACGCAAACATTTAAATCCCTCATTAATAACTACAGTTTGtaatgttggaaaaaaaaaaaagatatatcaTGTTTATTCTTTTGTCCTCAGATGTCCTCCACCTTAATAAAGATGTAATGTCCCCACAAGAATGCTTCCAGTGTTTGAGGTGAAACATTTTCTAATGTTTagaccaggcatgtcaaacatacggcccgcgggccggacccggcccgttgggtcatttaatccggcccggcataaatttctgagtatgtcaaaaaaagaagcgagtctctagctaatttctattagttgtgatttttttaaataaatacaaaccaaatgctccctccggccgctagagggcagtaaatgtgtaaaagcgctcacgtcaagcatgcggcactgacacgagttagtcacaggaaataaacattcgcaacgtgatgtgtccaagtaaaaataaaccggcaatcttgcttcaccaatcaccactactaaacaagttatcggtcagcacacccttcccaaaatggcactgtcaaaaaaaaagaagagtggacacggagtgcagagttttccaggagaaatggaccgagaagtatttattcacagaagtgaatgcaaaaccagtgtgcttggtatgtaatcagcaagttgcagtgttcaaagagtttaatattcggcgccactcatcataaagacaaatatgtcatattaaagacaattaatattgtgcagtatattctcaacttcagtaggcccagcatagtagtttgatctgatgtagtctaatcctattgcccatgcactgctataacttttttatttatttattttattttattttgtatttcttttttcatttatttcaaagcagtatgacaattaaggcgaaaatattttttttatagctcccacttgagtttgtttagtgtggtgagttggttcaggtgtaaaactgcattcactcaactgttaaaataaaccagttgttagcacattcacggccaaacatgaaaaatcatttttttcccattgtttttgaataaatgtgttgtgcttagaaaagatcccttgtcatccgtgattataatatgtagggtaggctacaaatgtaggctgaatgataaagcatagtactgaaaaacaaagctaaatatttggagttgacattcttttgctgatccggcccacttgagaacagaaagtctggatccggccccagagccaaactgagtttgacatgcctggtttAGACCATGATGCAGAATTTGtagtgatttaaataaatatcattaaaatgCAGAATACAAGAAGTAGAAGCGCAAGAGCACAGTTGTGCACCATCCAGTGTCTGTAATGGTAGTAAATTATGCCAGTCTGTTGATTCTGATCATTCCTTCCTCTGAACCCAATACTGGGCTCCTCATTCAGAGGCTCATGGATGAAAGCTTTCTTTCATCAGACATGTTATGACTGTTCATGTCAAAGTAAGAAGACTGTAAAGCCACACATAAAATGACATTCAGTGAGTCAATTAGGAAAAATATTTTGATGTAGTTATTCAAATAGTTTGCAGATCACTTGACCCAGATATATCTTAAATTTGACTATGCCTTTTTCACAGTTCCTGTGAAATGGAAATATGGAAGGATTTGTAGAAATCTTTGTTTCACTTTGTCTTCAGTCTTATTTACAGTTACTAAAAGCTTTCTGGATTAATTACCAATTTATTTTCAGAAGTGCTTATCATTTGACAGATTACTTAATGTGCATATAATGCCAACAGTCCAGGGTTGTGTTTGACTAAAGCAAAGGACAGTGTTTTCAGTTATATTTGTCTCAGTGACTCAGAGTGGTTGCAGACTGAATatagtgggttttttttcttgagtgaaagagaaatgaagatATTTTAATCAAAAGCATTTACATAGACAGATCATCCGAGGGCCTGCAACCTTCCACACATGGTTACTATCTCTGTCTTCATTTACACAAGCTGGGCCATGAAGCGTGTAAGAAACGCAGCCCTCAGACTGTTCACAATACAGTCTGGAGAAAATCTATACAGGTTCTTGCTGTCACAAAGCTCCATTATGGAAGAACACCATGCCTGACCACTATTTAT contains:
- the s100a1 gene encoding protein S100-A1 is translated as MSANLQGAMEDLIKVFYRYSGKEGDKYKLNKQELKNLLKDELSDFLSGPNESTVVEKIMNDLDENKDGQVDFQEFVVLVAALTVACNEFFVDFEKNNDRGDSGSNKE